In the Telopea speciosissima isolate NSW1024214 ecotype Mountain lineage chromosome 2, Tspe_v1, whole genome shotgun sequence genome, one interval contains:
- the LOC122652642 gene encoding subtilisin-like protease SBT2.5 — MGSCRIELYFVFMNFDPEYERLRSKRTEQGAYELDLYLSNKHDKLLASRLEPGTYKKRFSLVIVDGFAVEITDDQANTLRSAKGVRIVEKNQELA; from the exons ATGGGAAGTTGCAGAATCGAATTATATTTTGTCTTCATGAACTTTGATCCAGAATATGAGCGTCTTCGATCCAAAAG AACAGAACAAGGGGCTTATGAGCTTGATTTGTACCTAAGCAACAAGCATGATAAGCTGCTAGCGAGCAGACTTGAACCAGGAACGTATAAGAAGCGATTTTCTTTAGTTATTGTGGATGGGTTTGCAGTAGAGATCACTGACGACCAG gcaaACACACTTAGATCTGCAAAGGGAGTGAGGATTGTAGAGAAGAACCAAGAGCTTGCATAG